From a single Solanum dulcamara chromosome 4, daSolDulc1.2, whole genome shotgun sequence genomic region:
- the LOC129884317 gene encoding uncharacterized protein LOC129884317, producing MEQEGPCMVPLVKVLNKEGQAHLSAMQLVKVLKKGEPNFVATIASLDEGNGAKETLPPCIEKVLEENRDVMPEELPRHLPLRCEVDHKIELEPGARPPGYPPYHMAPPELEELRKQLEELLEAGHIHPSKAPYGAPVQGELRMDEVKVRAIKEWEAPTKVTELRFFLGLANYYRRFISAYSARAASLTELLKKNKLWVWSEECKESFEDLKAAVTEEPVLALLDFSKTFEMHTDASDYAIGGVLMQERHPIAFESRKLNETEWHYFQSQKKLHPKQARWQDFLAEFDYKLEYKLGKGNIVADALSRKFELAAITTAHCDILDAIKDGLQYNLEAKRLMELAAQGKTRRFWVEDGLLLTAG from the exons ATGGAGCAAGAGGGACCCTGCATGGTACCTCTAGTCAAGGTGCTGAATAAGGAAGGACAAGCCCACCTGTCGGCCATGCAGCTTGTGAAGGTCCTAAAGAAGGGGGAGCCGAATTTCGTAGCCACCATTGCGAGCTTGGATGAAGGCAATGGTGCTAAGGAGACATTGCCACCTTGCATAGAGAAGGTGCTTGAAGAAAACAGAGACGTGATGCCCGAAGAGTTGCCAAGACACCTACCTCTGAGGTGCGAGGTAGACCACAAGATCGAGCTGGAGCCAGGAGCGAGGCCGCCCGGATACCCTCCATACCACATGGCTCCACCCGAGTTAGAGGAGCTGAGGAAGCAGTTGGAGGAGCTCCTCGAGGCTGGACATATCCATCCATCTAAGGCACCTTATGGCGCGCCGgt CCAGGGAGAGCTACGAATGGACGAGGTAAAAGTTCGGGCCATTAAAGAGTGGGAGGCGCCCACAAAGGTAACTGAACTTAGATTTTTTCTTGGACTTGCTAACTATTACCGCAGGTTCATAAGCGCTTACTCCGCCAGAGCCGCCTCACTTACTGAgttattgaagaagaataagttGTGGGTTTGGAGCGAGGAGTGCAAGGAGTCCTTTGAAGACCTCAAGGCTGCCGTAACAGAGGAGCCGGTCCTAGCATTGCTTGACTTCTCCAAGACATTCGAAATGCATACAGATGCCTCCGACTATGCCATTGGGggagtattgatgcaagagAGACACCCTATCGCCTTCGAAAGCCGTAAGCTGAACGAGACAGAATGGCA CTACTTCCAGTCACAAAAGAAACTCCACCCGAAGCAAGCTAGATGGCAAGACTTCTTGGCCGAATTTGACTACAAGCTGGAGTACAAGCTGGGCAAAGGCAATATTGTGGCTGATGCCCTTAGCAGGAAGTTCGAATTGGCGGCCATCACCACAGCACATTGTGACATCCTGGATGCAATCAAGGATGGTCTGCAGTATAATCTAGAGGCAAAGAGGCTTATGGAGTTAGCCGCTCAAGGCAAGACAAGGCGCTTCTGGGTTGAAGATGGACTCCTGCTCACCGCCGGGTGA